The following coding sequences are from one Musa acuminata AAA Group cultivar baxijiao chromosome BXJ2-4, Cavendish_Baxijiao_AAA, whole genome shotgun sequence window:
- the LOC135610158 gene encoding cation/H(+) antiporter 15-like — MSIINPSLFNASLGTSPQQVCFDTRAINSRGVFLGDDPLRFSVPLFLLDLSLMFFTASTTHCILGRLSQSRFVSDLLAGILLGPSVIGQNQAFQRTVFPERGIFLVDSLSLISLIFFIFIIGVKTDLSLLQRPGKRAVAIGAAGSVLPFALSICTFLVLRRAFPDDLSEGPLIFFVASRLSLSSFPVIAYALDELRLLNSDLGRVVLSASLFSDVINWGLGSLTSAYTLITAVKTPGTAIGIVASLAGSLLFVLLVARPAMMWSVRRTPAGETLVEWHFLALLMTALLMSLATQAFGFNVTLGPLMLGLAIPGGMPVGQTIMEKLEPLGGGLFLPMYMVLAGYRTRFEEVRSVKEWGVLEMVVVICYVGKLVGSVAMSRYFDMSANDAISVGLMLNIKGIVEISAFNTYAWGDGQIATAEHFSVLTVSMMVITGFTTPLIKLLYKPTMRYVARKRRTVEHARPRSLLRFMACVHKEEHVAPLLDLLEASYACRDSPIALTVLHLTELTGQSAAVLRPHKQSRRSTAPTASDRIINAFSYFEKQQAEPGSISVHPFVAIAPYSTLYNDVCSLALDRKVCFILLPFHKCCDGAQETVNHAFQTLNRNVLAFAPCSVAILVDRSLPAATCAHTNHLLHLVAVYFLGGPDDREALAFASRMANNRSITVTVIRLLPHVANDDKERKHDDAAVERLRESHARNQRVVYMEKVVEDGEGTAAVIREMSDQFDLLIVGRRKGVDSAPTRGLSEWSECPELGIIGDMLAAAEFTEKVSILVVQQQTRFGGKLGGGGDGMAKATAKATARGNVVDPKKPEGVRSGVAGHR; from the exons ATGTCCATCATCAATCCCTCACTGTTCAACGCCTCGCTGGGGACATCTCCCCAGCAAGTGTGCTTCGACACCAGAGCGATCAACTCCAGAGGCGTCTTCCTCGGGGACGATCCCCTCCGTTTCTCTGTTCCCCTCTTCCTCCTCGACCTCTCCCTCATGTTCTTCACCGCAAGCACCACCCACTGCATCCTCGGGCGCCTTAGCCAGTCTCGATTCGTCTCTGACCTTCTT GCCGGCATCCTTCTGGGACCGTCGGTGATCGGGCAAAACCAGGCTTTCCAGCGAACAGTGTTCCCGGAACGCGGCATCTTCCTCGTCGATTCCCTTTCTCTCATCAGCctcatcttcttcatcttcatcATCGGCGTGAAGACGGACCTCAGCCTTCTTCAGAGGCCCGGGAAGCGCGCCGTCGCCATCGGCGCCGCTGGCTCCGTGCTTCCCTTCGCACTCAGCATATGCACCTTCCTCGTCCTCAGGCGGGCCTTCCCCGACGACCTTAGCGAGGGTCCGCTCATTTTCTTCGTCGCCTCACGCCTTTCCCTCTCCTCCTTCCCCGTGATTGCATATGCCTTGGACGAGCTCCGACTTCTCAACTCCGACCTCGGCCGCGTCGTCCTGTCGGCCTCCCTCTTCAGCGACGTTATCAACTGGGGCTTGGGCAGCTTGACGTCAGCATACACATTGATAACCGCGGTGAAGACGCCGGGGACAGCAATAGGGATCGTGGCGTCGCTGGCGGGCAGCTTACTGTTCGTGCTACTCGTGGCGAGGCCGGCGATGATGTGGTCGGTGCGGCGGACACCGGCGGGGGAGACGCTGGTGGAATGGCATTTCCTGGCGCTGCTGATGACCGCTCTGCTGATGTCGCTTGCGACGCAGGCGTTCGGTTTCAACGTGACGCTGGGCCCGCTCATGCTGGGGCTGGCGATACCAGGAGGGATGCCGGTGGGGCAGACGATAATGGAGAAGCTGGAGCCGCTGGGAGGGGGGCTGTTCTTGCCCATGTATATGGTGCTCGCCGGGTACCGGACGAGATTCGAGGAGGTGAGGAGCGTGAAGGAGTGGGGAGTGCTGGAGATGGTGGTGGTCATCTGCTACGTCGGGAAGCTGGTGGGCTCGGTGGCCATGTCACGCTACTTCGACATGTCGGCGAACGACGCCATCTCGGTGGGGCTCATGCTCAACATCAAGGGGATCGTCGAGATCTCTGCCTTCAACACGTACGCTTGGGGTGATGGTCAA ATAGCTACGGCGGAGCACTTCTCCGTGCTGACCGTGTCCATGATGGTGATCACGGGGTTCACCACGCCGTTGATCAAGCTGTTGTACAAACCTACGATGCGCTACGTGGCGCGGAAGCGCCGCACCGTCGAGCACGCAAGACCGCGTTCCCTGCTGCGCTTCATGGCCTGCGTCCACAAAGAGGAGCACGTCGCTCCCCTCCTCGACCTCCTCGAGGCCTCCTATGCTTGCCGCGACTCCCCCATCGCCCTCACCGTTCTCCACCTCACCGAGCTCACTGGCCAGTCCGCCGCGGTGCTTCGTCCCCACAAGCAGAGCCGCCGCTCCACCGCCCCCACCGCCTCCGACCGCATCATCAATGCCTTCAGCTACTTCGAGAAACAACAGGCTGAGCCGGGGTCCATCTCCGTCCACCCTTTTGTCGCTATCGCGCCGTACTCCACCCTGTACAACGACGTCTGCTCCCTCGCCCTCGACCGAAAGGTTTGCTTCATCCTCCTCCCCTTCCACAAGTGCTGCGACGGCGCCCAGGAGACTGTGAACCACGCTTTCCAGACCCTCAATCGCAACGTCCTTGCCTTTGCCCCCTGCTCCGTTGCCATCCTCGTCGATCGTAGCCTCCCTGCCGCCACCTGCGCCCACACCAACCACCTCCTCCACCTGGTCGCCGTCTACTTCCTCGGCGGCCCTGACGATCGCGAGGCCCTCGCCTTCGCTTCCCGAATGGCAAACAACCGCTCCATCACCGTCACCGTCATCCGATTGCTCCCCCACGTGGCAAACGATGACAAGGAGAGAAAGCACGATGATGCGGCGGTGGAGCGGCTCCGAGAATCGCACGCCCGTAACCAGAGGGTGGTGTACATGGAGAAGGTAGTGGAGGACGGAGAGGGGACGGCGGCAGTGATACGGGAGATGAGTGACCAATTTGACCTGCTGATAGTGGGGAGGAGGAAGGGGGTGGATTCGGCACCGACGAGGGGGCTGTCGGAGTGGAGCGAGTGCCCCGAGTTGGGGATCATAGGAGACATGCTTGCAGCGGCGGAGTTCACGGAGAAGGTCTCCATATTGGTAGTGCAGCAGCAGACGCGGTTCGGTGGCAagcttggtggtggtggtgatgggatGGCAAAAGCGACGGCAAAAGCGACGGCACGTGGGAATGTCGTGGATCCAAAGAAGCCCGAAGGGGTCAGAAGTGGAGTTGCGGGGCATAGATAG